The Pygocentrus nattereri isolate fPygNat1 chromosome 2, fPygNat1.pri, whole genome shotgun sequence genome has a window encoding:
- the LOC108434603 gene encoding transmembrane protein 151B codes for MQEATGDGEEPILNGAAREEQRPVKQSLASSLCRESHWKCLLLTLLMYGCFGTLAWCGLCKVPVLASTEPIAAVMEPGDPSTTSAAAIAFSPDELALDSPCSSGYIYIPLAFLAMLYVVYLVECWHCYSKTAMLAQAEVAEVYERVQRLQQATPCIWWKAISYHYVRRTRQVTRYRNGDAYTTTQVYHERVNTHAASSEFDYARLGVKDVSKELRGLMDHPAVRLRFTKCFSFSSARAEAAYLTQRARFFGENEGLDDYMEAREGMHLKNVDFREHMLAFPDPARQPWYARRRVFWLASALLLSWPLRVVAEYRTAYVHYHVEKLFGDGDDSGRGDGNENGGINENGNGGGIGSSYRAISRVNTVDMTELEWHIRCNQQMVPSYSEALLMDPGLDGNQGTNPPPAGSNSVGGGPTLPVAFTSAYLLQSCPRCRRSTSSASLPSRLRGPTATLLSSTVAGMRAGGVGGVTGGPGRLVLSRSGFSLGRLQASRPTSLFHSRSVGGGLGGRGEEVTAGGGGGGGGGFLGLGSRQDEESRGVLEGGEGDEEEVEGNDEAREEGGDREEEVGEQHEEGEGEEAREGERDRPPPYQDAFFFPVLIVHGEESCHSVEDMS; via the coding sequence CAGCGTCCAGTGAAGCAGTCCCTGGCCAGCTCTCTGTGTCGGGAGTCTCACTGGAAGTGTCTGCTCCTCACACTGCTTATGTATGGCTGTTTTGGTACCCTGGCATGGTGCGGGTTATGCAAGGTTCCAGTATTAGCCTCTACAGAGCCTATCGCCGCAGTCATGGAGCCTGGGGACCCATCCACAACTTCTGCTGCTGCTATTGCTTTCAGCCCAGACGAGCTGGCTCTGGACAGTCCCTGCTCAAGTGGATACATCTACATTCCTCTGGCCTTCCTGGCCATGCTGTATGTGGTGTATTTGGTGGAGTGCTGGCACTGCTATTCTAAGACTGCCATGCTGGCTCAAGCCGAGGTTGCAGAGGTGTATGAACGCGTGCAGCGTCTTCAACAGGCCACGCCATGCATCTGGTGGAAAGCCATCAGCTACCACTATGTGCGAAGGACCAGACAGGTGACACGCTACCGGAATGGCGATGCCTACACCACCACACAAGTGTATCACGAGCGTGTCAACACGCATGCAGCAAGCTCTGAGTTTGACTATGCGAGGCTTGGTGTTAAAGATGTCTCAAAGGAGCTAAGAGGCCTCATGGATCACCCAGCAGTGCGACTACGCTTCACAAAGTGCTTCAGCTTCTCCAGTGCTCGGGCAGAGGCCGCCTACCTCACGCAGCGGGCACGCTTCTTTGGTGAAAATGAGGGCCTGGACGACTATATGGAGGCACGGGAGGGAATGCACCTAAAGAATGTGGACTTCCGCGAGCACATGCTGGCCTTCCCTGACCCTGCACGCCAGCCCTGGTATGCCCGTCGGAGGGTGTTCTGGCTCGCTTCAGCTCTGCTGCTCTCCTGGCCGCTACGCGTTGTTGCAGAGTATCGTACTGCGTATGTGCACTACCATGTTGAGAAGCTGTTTGGGGATGGAGATGACAGTGGCAGAGGGGATGGAAATGAGAATGGAGGGATAAATGAGAACGGAAATGGAGGGGGCATTGGATCAAGCTATCGCGCCATCTCTCGAGTCAACACTGTTGACATGACAGAGCTGGAGTGGCACATTCGCTGCAATCAGCAGATGGTTCCCAGCTATTCAGAGGCTCTGCTGATGGATCCTGGCTTGGATGGCAACCAGGGCACCAACCCTCCTCCGGCTGGCTCAAACTCTGTCGGGGGTGGCCCGACGCTGCCCGTTGCTTTCACTTCAGCTTACCTGCTTCAAAGTTGCCCTCGCTGTCGGCGATCCACTAGCAGCGCCTCACTCCCTTCCAGGCTGAGAGGCCCAACGGCTACCTTGCTAAGCAGCACCGTGGCTGGTATGAGGGCTGGAGGAGTGGGAGGTGTTACTGGGGGTCCAGGGAGACTGGTTCTGAGCAGGAGCGGCTTTTCCCTGGGACGCCTCCAGGCCTCACGGCCCACTTCACTGTTTCATTCCCGCAGTGTGGGTGGAGGACTAGGGGGGAGAGGGGAAGAAGTGACTGCTGGTGGAgggggaggtggaggtggagggtTCCTTGGTTTGGGGTCGAGACAAGATGAGGAAAGCAGAGGAGTACTGGAGGGTGGAGAGGGGGATGAGGAAGAAGTAGAGGGAAATGATGAGGCAAGGGAGGAAGGTGGGGACAGAGAGGAGGAGGTAGGGGAGCAACATGAGGAAGGTGAAGGAGAGgaagcgagagagggagaaagagatcgCCCTCCTCCATATcaggatgctttttttttcccggTGTTAATAGTGCATGGAGAGGAGAGTTGTCATTCAGTAGAGGACATGTCCTAA